Part of the Paenibacillus guangzhouensis genome is shown below.
TCTCCGTCAGAGATCACGTCCCCCTGGTTGAATAAATAATAAGCCATGTCCGTTAAAGTCCCGGCCATCTGGGAAGGATCAAGATCAAAGAAATGACATTGAACGTCCGGAATGCCAAGCGCCGCGAGTCCGACGGAATCCATTAATCCTTCCTGCCTCCCGCTCCCCGTTCCTTCGACCTGATAGTAACGGATGTTCATGGCGCCATATAATAGAGCTCCCTCATCTATTGCGCCCAAATACGCATTCGGCTCAACAATCTTGTCACTTTCCTTGAAGTAAATCGCATCGCAGGGAGCTGTCTCGTGAACCGCGCGAAGCGCGCCGGTGAACAGCTGCAATCTTGATTTCGGATCAAGTCCGGATGCCATCATGTCGACCAACAGCAGCGAATGACTGCATTCATTCAGCGTCTCGGCCGCATCCTGCCAATGCCAGGCTTGTTGAACAGCCGTTGTGTAGTCCTCGGCTGGACGATGAGCTATGTTCATCAGGCTAGTCTGAGCAGGCATTTCTCCTTCCGCGTAGGAAACCATATAATTCAAGTGAAAGAAATGCAGTAGTTTCTCTTTTTCCTCATCATTGGATTCCCACACCGCAAGCCCCGCTGCTTTTTCTTCTTGCTGCTCAGGCTGATCCAGCTTACCCGTATATTGCTCCATCTTTTCATAGAGCAGATGGCGATCGAGCAGAGGCGGACGCCTGTATTTTAATTCAACAGCATAAACCCTCGCAAACCCGAAATCTTTTTCTTCCTGCATCAATTCTTCCATGATCTTCAAACTCCTTACCCACCAATGTTTTATTTGATCCGGTGCTATCCGGAATTCAGATCTCTATTTTAGTCTCCAAAAACTCAAGATATTTGGGGTCATCTTCCATAAAAATCTCAATGCCCGCACCCATGTAAGCTCGCGTAAGCTCGTCTGTTGCCTTTTCGAAGTTGTTCTGCTCATAATACAACTGCCCTAACCGAAGATGAATATAGGGGTTGCCCAACCCTTTCGGACACTGAACAGCATTATAGAAGCACTTGAATGCCTTATCGTAATCCTTCAATCGAAAATGAACATCCCCAATGGCCACGTACAACCACGTTGCCGCCTCCCATTTTCGATGGTTATCCGGCAATAAGCGGAGGGCTGCAACATACTGTTGCTTGCCCGCCTCAAAATCGCCTGCATTCACTAAGTCATCGCCTCGACTAGACAACGTCGTGATCTCGGAATAAATAGCATCTGAAAGTTGCACTGTTATCTCTCCTGTCACAATCCAAAATGTTCACGCGTTAATCTAAATTGCTCTTCTACACATAAGAAAGGTGTTCTTTCTATTGTTTTGATTCCATTTCTCACACAGGCATTTTTAATAAATCAATAACAAGAACTCCATCATCTCTTCGAAATATGAAGATGCCATAGGAATACTATTCCACGAAATGTTGGCAAGTCCTGCTTGACATAGACAGACATAGGCTTCGCATGTACAAACGGTCAGTATTTCGATTATTGTTCAGCCACCGCCGTTTCTGGACTGGCACCGACTATAAAACCTCTCTCCATCGCCTCCACCTTACTCAGAACAACGAAATATTGCAGCCGCAACAATTTGACTTTCGTGTCAGCCTGTTGCCGCTGGTAAATAGATTGATTCAGATCGTAGAGGGGTACGACCCCCAATTGTATACGATGCTGCAATGCTTCGACATCGGTAGCTGCATGATTCGCTTCGAATT
Proteins encoded:
- a CDS encoding DUF4261 domain-containing protein, coding for MEELMQEEKDFGFARVYAVELKYRRPPLLDRHLLYEKMEQYTGKLDQPEQQEEKAAGLAVWESNDEEKEKLLHFFHLNYMVSYAEGEMPAQTSLMNIAHRPAEDYTTAVQQAWHWQDAAETLNECSHSLLLVDMMASGLDPKSRLQLFTGALRAVHETAPCDAIYFKESDKIVEPNAYLGAIDEGALLYGAMNIRYYQVEGTGSGRQEGLMDSVGLAALGIPDVQCHFFDLDPSQMAGTLTDMAYYLFNQGDVISDGETIGFTEDMRWRCEHQYALAIPHRVVIDIDPGEPYYAGRQENNQEEH
- a CDS encoding tetratricopeptide repeat protein, with the translated sequence MQLSDAIYSEITTLSSRGDDLVNAGDFEAGKQQYVAALRLLPDNHRKWEAATWLYVAIGDVHFRLKDYDKAFKCFYNAVQCPKGLGNPYIHLRLGQLYYEQNNFEKATDELTRAYMGAGIEIFMEDDPKYLEFLETKIEI